One genomic window of Etheostoma spectabile isolate EspeVRDwgs_2016 chromosome 7, UIUC_Espe_1.0, whole genome shotgun sequence includes the following:
- the ribc1 gene encoding RIB43A-like with coiled-coils protein 1, translating to MYKVDLPVEQSLEKAVERRRSAETVRKARIFNTRLRVMGLDLDALNRQVQEKKRRQNMEIQRGNAFDKLGEYHDKALMQQDIDEREKRAALHTDLTQYWATHQREEDSHNADLKCGLKGAFRITIPEGELGPASMKFFQGEGIGEEQRRREQMKKTDRDLRAQKEDNEKRHTGAKHREMLVSKELMHQDLRGVQQNALEEECKKAARIALDNYNQALAAERAEKLKEQHRREERENLAEMQHTLTSDMMTERSEAAKREVEGGRPPRVLVDKWKGMSPEQLSDIHREREEQRLEKQRQRDAEKIQDAAWELQLLKISREAEEQERRAEELRREKRTQTDLYNLQLAREQQAYQEYLNKKLYTNKPSKEYFYQFNTGSR from the exons ATGTACAAAGTTGATTTGCCTGTAGAGCAGTCCTTAGAAAAGGCTGTGGAGAGGCGAAGGTCTGCAGAAACAGTACGCAAGGCCCGGATCTTCAACACCCGGCTCCGTGTGATGGGCCTTGATCTTGATGCTCTCAACCGACAGGTCCAGGAGAAAAAACGTCGGCAAAACATGGAGATACAACGAGGCAACGCTTTTG ACAAGCTGGGAGAATATCACGATAAAGCACTGATGCAACAAGACATTGATGAAAGAGAGAAGCGAGCGGCTTTGCACACTGACCTGACCCAGTATTGGGCAACTCATCAGCGAGAAGAGGACTCACATAATGCTGATCTCAAGTGTGGCCTGAAGGGGGCATTCAGGATCACCATTCCAGAGGGTGAGCTGGGGCCTGCCAGTATGAAATTCTTTCAG GGAGAGGGTATCGGAGAGGAGCAAAGGAGGagagaacaaatgaaaaagacagacagagatctGCGAGCACAGAAGGAAGACAATGAGAAAAGGCACACGGGAGCCAAGCACAGAG agaTGCTAGTGAGCAAAGAGTTGATGCATCAGGACCTTAGGGGAGTTCAGCAAAATGCACTAGAGGAGGAGTGTAAGAAAGCTGCCCGCATTGCACTCGACAACTACAATCAAGCTTTG GCTGCAGAGCGGGCAGAGAAACTGAAGGAGCAGCACAGGCGAGAGGAAAGGGAGAACCTTGCAGAGATGCAGCACACTCTGACATCCGACATGATGACAGAGCGTTCAGAGGCAGCAAAGAGAGAGGTTGAAGGAGGGAGGCCACCCCGGGTTTTGGTAGACAAGTGGAAGGGGATGAGCCCTGAGCAGCTGAGTGACATccacagggagagagaagagcagCGTCTTGAGAAACAG AGACAACGTGATGCTGAAAAGATTCAGGATGCAGCTTGGGAACTCCAACTCCTGAAGATATCCAGAGAAGCAGAGGAACAGGAGAGGAGAGCTGAAGAgctgaggagagagaagagaactCAGACAGACCTTTACAACCTGCAGCTGGCCAGAGAGCAGCAGGCATA TCAGGAGTACCTGAACAAGAAGCTATACACCAACAAACCCAGCAAGGAATACTTTTATCAATTCAACACTGGCTCCCGTTGA